One window from the genome of Oceanisphaera sp. IT1-181 encodes:
- a CDS encoding formate/nitrite transporter family protein, which produces MSDLEANQNKAAEKQAQEAADEQEARARTQERESRERTPTSSEKSLTRKERAAVAEHGHLSALTVYSIILREGEEELQRPKASLWWSGVAAGIGISTSVIAEGVIRSNLGSDHPYLTLIESLGYTFGFVLVILCRLQLFTENTITVILPVLADPTRNRFYCVARLWGIVLLANFIGTFLTAAIGVHGGIFPADILAAILEISHHVASLTPTEAFLRAIPSGFFIAALVWMLPSAKESVVLVIIMFTWLIAAGGFTHVIAGSNEIFTLVLNGDMTIFTAFIYHILPVLIGNILGGTGLFAMLAYGQVHEEM; this is translated from the coding sequence ATGAGTGATCTGGAAGCTAATCAAAATAAGGCCGCCGAAAAGCAAGCTCAGGAAGCCGCAGATGAACAAGAAGCGCGCGCCAGAACTCAAGAACGCGAGTCCCGTGAACGCACACCTACCTCAAGCGAAAAGTCATTAACGCGCAAAGAGCGGGCTGCGGTGGCTGAACATGGCCATTTATCGGCGTTGACGGTTTACTCCATCATACTGCGCGAGGGCGAGGAGGAACTGCAACGGCCAAAAGCATCACTGTGGTGGTCCGGCGTGGCCGCGGGAATTGGGATATCCACCTCGGTTATTGCTGAGGGCGTGATCCGCTCCAATCTAGGCTCTGACCACCCCTACCTGACCTTGATTGAAAGTCTGGGCTACACATTCGGGTTTGTGCTGGTAATACTCTGCCGGCTGCAACTGTTCACCGAGAACACCATCACTGTCATATTACCGGTGCTGGCTGACCCTACGCGCAACCGCTTCTATTGCGTGGCGCGCCTGTGGGGGATTGTATTGTTAGCTAATTTTATTGGCACCTTTTTAACCGCCGCCATTGGCGTACACGGGGGTATTTTCCCGGCCGACATTCTGGCGGCGATCCTAGAGATTTCTCATCACGTGGCAAGCCTGACCCCCACCGAGGCTTTTTTACGGGCCATTCCCTCGGGCTTTTTTATTGCAGCTTTAGTGTGGATGCTGCCTTCAGCGAAGGAATCAGTGGTGTTAGTCATAATCATGTTTACTTGGCTGATCGCAGCCGGGGGTTTTACTCACGTGATTGCCGGTTCCAATGAAATTTTCACGCTGGTACTTAACGGCGATATGACTATCTTTACCGCCTTTATCTACCATATTTTGCCAGTGCTGATCGGCAATATTCTCGGCGGTACCGGTTTGTTCGCGATGCTGGCTTACGGTCAGGTTCATGAAGAAATGTAA
- the msrA gene encoding peptide-methionine (S)-S-oxide reductase MsrA translates to MKNTLALMTLAASLVPLSFHAVADKAILAGGCFWCMESDFEQLEGVTDVISGFTGGDLKNPTYNGNHDGHFEAVEITYDPNKVSYKALLDYYWVNIDPFDDKGQFCDKGTSYLSAIFVANDEERQIAEQTKRAVEKQFPNKKVVTPILASSIFYPIKGDEIYHQDFYKKSPLRYKVYRWNCGRDARLKEVWGEKATH, encoded by the coding sequence ATGAAAAACACCCTCGCATTGATGACCTTAGCGGCCAGCTTAGTGCCCCTTTCCTTTCATGCCGTGGCAGATAAAGCCATCTTGGCTGGAGGATGTTTCTGGTGTATGGAATCTGATTTTGAGCAGCTTGAAGGTGTCACCGATGTTATCTCAGGATTCACCGGTGGGGACTTAAAGAATCCGACTTACAACGGTAACCATGATGGCCATTTTGAAGCCGTTGAAATAACCTATGATCCTAACAAAGTAAGCTATAAAGCGTTGTTGGATTATTACTGGGTTAACATTGATCCCTTTGATGATAAGGGGCAATTTTGTGATAAAGGTACCAGTTATTTAAGTGCAATTTTTGTGGCCAATGATGAAGAAAGGCAGATTGCAGAACAGACGAAAAGAGCAGTGGAAAAGCAGTTCCCCAATAAAAAAGTTGTGACGCCAATTCTAGCTTCATCGATATTCTATCCCATTAAAGGCGATGAGATTTACCATCAAGACTTCTATAAGAAAAGCCCCCTTCGCTATAAGGTTTATCGCTGGAATTGTGGGCGTGACGCACGGTTAAAAGAAGTGTGGGGAGAGAAAGCGACCCATTGA
- a CDS encoding DUF503 domain-containing protein: MHIGILIMTFSLPGCGSLKEKRQRIGGMHERFGRSPTVAVCESGDHDRHDASEWSFVVVANSKREVESQCSQIEDKIQRTVGGRVVNVSREFL; this comes from the coding sequence ATGCATATCGGTATTCTAATCATGACATTTTCGCTGCCAGGATGTGGCTCTTTAAAAGAAAAGCGCCAGCGCATCGGCGGCATGCATGAACGGTTTGGCCGCAGCCCTACAGTGGCGGTGTGTGAGAGTGGCGACCACGATCGCCACGATGCCAGCGAATGGTCATTTGTGGTGGTGGCGAATTCGAAGCGCGAGGTCGAATCCCAGTGCAGCCAGATTGAAGACAAGATACAGCGCACCGTAGGAGGGCGGGTGGTCAACGTCAGCCGCGAATTTTTATAA
- a CDS encoding YihY/virulence factor BrkB family protein: MTSTTDNKKPPVGSARLFLRFAYRVARNFLRNHGVLLAGGVGYNVLLSAVPMLAVLAVLLTRVVDEDQLLEVMTVQAQHFAPGHASLLLDAVRAFMSSRDIIGIVGLPMLLFFSSFAFRMLEESIAIIFHRSELPPRNFWVSAVLPYLFILILGAGLLALTLVFSLVNALYEAPGFILYLISFVGVFLLFSAIYKVLPIVRISTRRAIVGGFIAAILWEATRLLLMYYFLNISFVNVVYGSLATIIVILTSLEISSIILLLGAQVIAELERSERYGLPWYESPD; encoded by the coding sequence ATGACCAGTACAACCGACAACAAGAAGCCGCCCGTAGGCTCGGCTCGGCTGTTTCTGCGATTTGCCTATCGGGTTGCCCGCAACTTTCTGCGCAATCACGGGGTGTTGCTGGCGGGCGGAGTGGGCTATAACGTACTGCTGTCGGCAGTGCCTATGCTGGCTGTGCTGGCTGTATTGCTTACCCGCGTGGTGGACGAAGATCAGTTGCTGGAAGTCATGACTGTGCAGGCGCAACATTTTGCTCCCGGCCATGCCAGTTTACTGCTTGATGCAGTACGGGCGTTTATGTCGTCCAGAGACATCATAGGTATTGTCGGTCTGCCGATGTTGCTGTTTTTCAGCTCATTCGCTTTTCGTATGCTAGAAGAGTCCATTGCTATCATATTCCACCGCTCGGAGCTCCCTCCTCGCAACTTCTGGGTGTCTGCGGTGCTGCCCTATCTTTTCATTTTGATACTGGGCGCCGGCCTACTGGCACTAACCCTAGTATTCAGCTTGGTCAATGCCTTGTATGAAGCACCGGGGTTTATTCTGTACCTGATCAGTTTCGTGGGGGTATTTCTTCTGTTCAGCGCCATCTACAAGGTGCTGCCCATTGTGCGCATCTCTACCCGCAGAGCCATAGTCGGGGGCTTTATTGCCGCCATTCTCTGGGAAGCGACCCGCTTACTACTGATGTACTATTTTCTGAATATCTCTTTCGTTAACGTGGTTTATGGCTCATTGGCCACCATTATTGTGATACTGACGAGTTTGGAGATTTCCTCCATTATTCTGTTACTCGGGGCTCAGGTGATCGCAGAGCTGGAACGCAGCGAGCGCTACGGCCTGCCCTGGTATGAATCGCCAGACTGA
- a CDS encoding 2,3,4,5-tetrahydropyridine-2,6-dicarboxylate N-succinyltransferase produces MTWQQTLADLETGKVRAAEQDSSGTWQVNTAVKRAILAAFEAGKNTEFAGIYRGFIDKHNLAAREFTLADQVRMVPGGSSVRRGAYVAPGVIIMPPAYINIGAFVDSGTMIDSHALIGSCAQIGKHVHVSAAVQIGGVLEPIGARPVIIEDNAFLGAGVIIVEGIVVKKGAVLAPGVSLSASVPVYDCVNQLLLGKGADIPENAVVVPGTRPVAGAWAELQGLNMACALIVKYRDDSSNAALDLESVLR; encoded by the coding sequence ATGACGTGGCAACAAACATTAGCAGATCTAGAAACCGGTAAAGTGCGTGCGGCAGAACAAGATAGTAGCGGTACTTGGCAAGTCAATACGGCAGTAAAGCGAGCAATTCTAGCGGCATTTGAAGCCGGAAAGAATACTGAATTTGCGGGCATTTATCGTGGCTTTATTGATAAGCATAACCTAGCTGCGCGTGAATTTACCCTTGCAGATCAGGTGAGAATGGTGCCCGGCGGTTCATCGGTTCGTCGTGGTGCTTATGTGGCGCCGGGCGTGATTATTATGCCGCCGGCCTATATCAATATTGGCGCTTTTGTTGATAGCGGCACCATGATCGATAGCCATGCACTGATTGGCTCCTGTGCACAAATCGGCAAGCATGTGCATGTTTCCGCAGCGGTGCAAATTGGCGGTGTGCTAGAGCCTATTGGCGCGAGGCCGGTCATTATTGAAGATAATGCCTTCTTAGGTGCGGGGGTGATTATTGTGGAAGGCATTGTGGTGAAAAAAGGCGCGGTGTTAGCACCTGGGGTATCGTTGTCGGCGTCGGTGCCGGTTTATGACTGTGTTAATCAGTTGCTATTGGGGAAAGGTGCCGATATTCCTGAAAATGCCGTGGTGGTGCCCGGTACCCGACCGGTTGCGGGTGCTTGGGCAGAGTTGCAAGGGCTTAATATGGCGTGTGCGTTAATTGTTAAATACCGCGATGACAGCAGTAATGCCGCGTTAGATCTTGAATCTGTGCTGCGCTAG
- a CDS encoding PLP-dependent decarboxylase, giving the protein MTAILPSTIRPSWLRPAVLESLAEHSAALQKSADTEQDEAGFFVYDLDFLEQHLSMLMHQDVIKLWFAVKANPLSRVISTLAQQGFNFDVASQGELSQVLAQDVSAARILNTGPAKSKRQMKAFLSQGVRTFVVESLNQLQWLNQAASELSCQPQVLLRVQLQWSEGEKNPLGGNEVTPFGLSCQAWQTVKVSDFPALNINGLHIFQWGNMLSNERMFELWSQMVTPLLSLAAQLEMTLEVLDLGGGLGVDYLQTGQGLSWSTIVADLAKIKAQAGVSELWLELGRFAVAEMGYYVTSVVDRKENFQHQQLVLAGGINHLMRPAITEQPFPVAMLRASTAKPDYFDLHGPLCTSLDKLGTVALAGDVNVDDPLIFGFAGAYGFTESMPFFLCHAIAAEYVLQQGNLEQVRRAQPAAWYLR; this is encoded by the coding sequence ATGACGGCAATATTACCTTCGACAATTAGGCCAAGCTGGCTGAGACCTGCGGTACTTGAATCACTAGCCGAGCATTCTGCAGCGCTGCAAAAGAGTGCCGATACCGAGCAAGATGAAGCCGGTTTTTTTGTTTATGATTTAGACTTTCTTGAGCAACACTTGTCGATGCTGATGCACCAAGATGTGATTAAACTGTGGTTTGCGGTTAAAGCCAATCCATTGTCGCGCGTGATAAGCACGCTTGCCCAGCAGGGGTTTAATTTTGATGTGGCGAGTCAGGGCGAACTTAGCCAAGTATTAGCGCAAGATGTTTCCGCCGCGCGCATTTTGAATACGGGCCCAGCCAAGTCAAAGCGGCAAATGAAAGCCTTTCTCAGCCAAGGTGTACGCACCTTTGTGGTAGAGAGTTTGAACCAGTTGCAGTGGCTTAACCAAGCCGCGAGTGAATTATCTTGTCAACCGCAAGTGTTATTACGCGTGCAGTTACAGTGGTCTGAGGGCGAAAAAAATCCTTTAGGTGGGAACGAAGTAACGCCTTTTGGTTTATCTTGCCAAGCGTGGCAGACAGTCAAAGTCAGCGATTTTCCTGCATTGAATATCAATGGCTTACATATTTTTCAATGGGGAAATATGCTCAGCAATGAGCGCATGTTTGAGCTTTGGTCACAAATGGTCACGCCCTTGTTATCGCTGGCTGCACAACTAGAAATGACGTTAGAGGTATTAGATTTAGGCGGTGGGCTCGGGGTGGATTATCTGCAAACAGGGCAGGGGTTAAGCTGGTCAACCATTGTCGCCGACTTAGCAAAAATTAAAGCACAAGCTGGGGTGAGCGAGCTCTGGTTAGAATTAGGCCGTTTTGCCGTCGCTGAAATGGGCTATTACGTGACCTCGGTGGTGGATCGTAAAGAAAATTTTCAGCATCAACAATTAGTGCTCGCTGGTGGGATTAATCATTTAATGCGCCCAGCCATTACCGAGCAACCCTTTCCTGTGGCTATGCTCAGAGCGTCAACAGCAAAGCCTGATTATTTTGATCTGCATGGCCCGCTTTGCACCAGTTTAGATAAATTGGGTACAGTGGCGCTCGCCGGTGATGTGAACGTTGATGACCCATTAATCTTTGGTTTTGCGGGTGCTTATGGGTTTACTGAAAGCATGCCATTTTTTCTCTGTCATGCCATTGCGGCAGAATATGTGTTGCAGCAGGGTAACCTTGAGCAAGTGCGCCGCGCACAGCCTGCAGCATGGTATTTACGTTAA
- a CDS encoding helicase HerA-like domain-containing protein, with protein sequence MSDKPSLLIGGNASGHFRMDASMANRHGLIAGATGTGKTITLQNLAENFSRLGVPVFLADVKGDLSGLAAPGRPHPKIDARVQQLHIADYQFRSVPTVFWDLFGIQGHHIRTTISAMGPLLLGSLLELNDTQSGVLYACFKVADDNGWLLLDLKDLRAMLSWLADNASELKSEYGNISSSSIGAIQRKLLVLEEQGAEHFFNEPAIELNDLIKTDFSGHGLVNVLDVTKLIHQSPKLYACFLIWLLAELFESLPEVGDGDRPKFVLFFDEAHLIFDGAADVLVNKIEQVVRLIRSKGVGVYFVTQSPTDIPEKILGQLGMKIQHALRAFTPKDKKMVKASAASFRQNPNLNTEQLITELGVGEALVSVLDAEGKPTPVEHVYIKPPESRVGPLTDAERAEYMMRSPYKGRYDNTVDRESAYELLKQKAEKLAESTAYIEAQQAAQKQAERDAKKPAARQTTRQTPIEAMVKSAARSIGSQIGRQLIRGVLGSLFGKR encoded by the coding sequence ATGAGTGATAAGCCCAGTTTGTTAATCGGTGGCAATGCTAGCGGTCATTTTAGGATGGATGCGAGCATGGCGAATCGTCATGGCTTGATTGCTGGCGCTACAGGGACGGGTAAAACCATTACCTTACAAAACTTGGCCGAGAACTTCTCACGGTTAGGGGTGCCGGTTTTTCTGGCGGATGTGAAAGGCGATCTCTCCGGTTTAGCCGCACCCGGCAGACCCCATCCCAAAATTGATGCGCGGGTACAGCAACTGCACATTGCAGATTATCAATTTCGCTCCGTACCCACGGTGTTTTGGGATTTGTTTGGCATTCAAGGCCATCACATTCGCACCACCATATCTGCGATGGGCCCTTTGCTGCTCGGCAGTCTGTTAGAGTTAAATGATACTCAGAGTGGCGTTTTATATGCCTGCTTTAAGGTGGCTGATGATAATGGCTGGCTACTGCTTGATCTCAAAGATTTGCGTGCAATGTTATCTTGGTTGGCTGATAACGCCAGTGAGTTGAAGAGTGAGTACGGCAATATATCGTCATCCAGCATTGGTGCCATTCAACGTAAATTATTGGTGTTGGAAGAGCAGGGGGCAGAGCATTTTTTCAATGAACCGGCCATTGAGCTGAATGATTTAATTAAGACCGACTTCTCCGGTCACGGCCTAGTTAACGTGCTGGATGTGACCAAGCTAATACACCAGTCACCGAAATTATATGCCTGCTTTTTAATCTGGTTACTCGCGGAATTATTTGAAAGCCTGCCGGAAGTCGGCGATGGGGACCGACCGAAATTTGTCTTATTTTTTGATGAGGCGCATCTGATATTTGATGGTGCGGCGGATGTGCTGGTTAACAAAATCGAACAGGTGGTGCGGCTGATACGCTCCAAAGGTGTAGGTGTATACTTCGTCACTCAGAGTCCGACGGACATACCGGAGAAAATTCTCGGCCAATTGGGGATGAAAATTCAACATGCGCTTCGCGCATTTACCCCAAAAGATAAAAAAATGGTCAAGGCCTCCGCGGCTTCGTTCCGACAAAACCCTAACCTTAATACCGAGCAGCTCATCACCGAGCTGGGGGTAGGAGAGGCCTTGGTCTCTGTGCTGGATGCAGAGGGAAAACCAACACCGGTGGAGCATGTCTATATTAAACCACCTGAGTCGCGGGTTGGGCCGTTAACCGATGCGGAGCGTGCTGAATACATGATGCGTTCACCCTACAAAGGCCGTTACGATAACACCGTCGACCGTGAGTCGGCTTACGAGCTATTGAAGCAAAAAGCCGAAAAACTCGCAGAGTCAACCGCCTATATTGAAGCTCAGCAAGCCGCCCAGAAACAAGCCGAAAGAGACGCTAAAAAACCAGCAGCAAGGCAAACTACTAGGCAAACTCCAATTGAAGCTATGGTAAAAAGCGCGGCAAGAAGTATCGGCAGTCAGATTGGCCGCCAGCTTATCCGAGGTGTTTTAGGGTCATTATTTGGTAAGCGATAA
- a CDS encoding alpha/beta hydrolase: MSQHSPPPPLNESHRKVLEKINAMHAATEGLRGRARIKVLRRCMDSMNDGLDVISSIRPSVNGAPKGEWVMAPGAAPNRRILYIHGGSWIAGSPKSHRAITDRLSRLANACVFAIDYRLMPENRYLDGISDCQQTYRWLLDNGPNAKAPADFVVVAGDSAGGSHALVLIAWIRDQGLRAPNAALALSPSTDLMLTLQSTRAKLKADVMLGPSLEKLMRIPLPLRWLVAVLSMRTLPSSPQVSPLRGSLHQLPPTLIQVSESELLLENAQQYAAKAQAAGSSVTVQSWPDMVHVWHLFTPLLPEAEAAFVHIGEFLAQVEASAKNKGQGAVANHSAELGKKACNPQG, from the coding sequence ATGAGCCAGCATTCTCCCCCTCCGCCACTAAACGAAAGCCACCGCAAAGTGCTTGAAAAAATTAATGCTATGCACGCCGCGACGGAGGGCTTACGTGGTCGAGCTCGGATAAAAGTGCTGCGCCGCTGCATGGATAGCATGAATGATGGTTTGGACGTTATCTCAAGCATCCGGCCTTCTGTAAACGGCGCGCCCAAGGGGGAATGGGTGATGGCACCCGGAGCCGCCCCTAACCGCCGAATTCTTTATATTCATGGCGGCTCTTGGATTGCTGGTAGTCCGAAAAGTCATCGCGCCATTACTGATCGGTTGTCGAGATTGGCCAACGCTTGTGTGTTCGCCATTGATTACCGACTGATGCCGGAAAATCGTTATCTGGACGGCATTAGCGATTGTCAGCAGACTTATCGTTGGCTGCTCGATAACGGCCCAAACGCAAAGGCGCCGGCCGATTTTGTAGTCGTGGCTGGAGACTCTGCCGGCGGCAGTCACGCCTTGGTGCTGATAGCCTGGATACGAGATCAGGGGCTGCGCGCCCCCAATGCGGCGCTTGCTCTGTCGCCCTCCACGGATCTTATGCTCACCTTGCAGAGCACACGAGCCAAGCTAAAAGCCGATGTCATGTTGGGCCCCAGCCTTGAGAAACTGATGCGCATACCCTTACCGCTGCGATGGTTGGTCGCGGTGTTGAGTATGCGAACATTGCCCAGCAGCCCGCAGGTGTCTCCGCTGCGAGGGAGCCTACACCAGCTGCCGCCAACCCTGATACAGGTCAGTGAATCTGAGTTACTACTGGAAAATGCCCAACAGTATGCAGCAAAGGCGCAGGCGGCGGGCTCATCGGTGACCGTGCAAAGCTGGCCGGATATGGTGCATGTGTGGCACTTATTTACGCCACTGCTACCGGAGGCAGAAGCGGCATTTGTGCATATAGGGGAATTTTTGGCGCAGGTGGAAGCAAGTGCAAAAAACAAAGGGCAGGGCGCGGTTGCAAACCACAGTGCTGAGCTTGGCAAGAAAGCCTGCAACCCGCAGGGTTAA
- a CDS encoding DUF202 domain-containing protein produces the protein MPNSELPDKPTTHDMADTRTAWAEDRTLLANERTFAGWMRTGMAAIALALGLKAVFKDTSYTLIAKGAAEIFILVAILIFWAAASQSRKTQSA, from the coding sequence ATGCCAAATAGCGAACTTCCAGATAAACCTACCACTCACGACATGGCCGATACACGCACTGCGTGGGCGGAAGACCGCACCCTACTGGCGAACGAGCGAACCTTTGCCGGATGGATGAGAACGGGTATGGCCGCCATCGCACTGGCGCTGGGGTTGAAAGCCGTATTCAAAGACACCAGCTACACGCTTATTGCCAAAGGAGCCGCTGAAATTTTCATTCTTGTGGCTATTCTCATCTTTTGGGCCGCAGCGTCGCAATCCCGTAAAACTCAAAGCGCATGA
- a CDS encoding DsbA family oxidoreductase, protein MNKIQIDIVSDIACPWCAIGYARLERAMQQLASEYTFTVQWHAFELNPDHSGQGEPILPALAKKYGRSEAEMRDNQSHMMTIAKDLGINFDNIQLRRTCNTFDAHRLVKWAGEQGQQTAMKQALFDVYFGKALDVSDHQVLLDCVTALGLDSVAAKQVLESDQYAAKVRADEARYQQAGVTSVPAFIINGKYLISGAQEPNAWLQTLQQVSAEPV, encoded by the coding sequence ATGAACAAAATACAGATAGATATTGTTTCCGATATCGCCTGCCCTTGGTGTGCTATCGGCTATGCCCGACTGGAGCGGGCCATGCAACAGTTGGCATCCGAATATACGTTCACGGTGCAGTGGCATGCCTTTGAACTCAACCCCGACCATAGCGGTCAGGGTGAGCCTATCTTGCCGGCATTGGCGAAAAAGTACGGGCGGAGCGAGGCGGAGATGCGTGACAATCAGAGTCATATGATGACGATTGCCAAGGATCTTGGCATTAACTTCGATAACATCCAGCTGCGACGTACCTGCAATACCTTTGATGCACACCGTTTGGTTAAATGGGCCGGTGAGCAAGGTCAGCAAACCGCCATGAAGCAAGCGCTGTTTGATGTGTATTTTGGCAAAGCGCTAGACGTCTCGGATCATCAAGTGCTCTTAGACTGCGTTACCGCGCTGGGGCTGGACTCAGTAGCCGCCAAGCAGGTATTGGAGTCTGATCAATATGCAGCAAAGGTACGAGCAGATGAAGCCAGATACCAGCAGGCGGGGGTGACTTCTGTGCCGGCGTTCATTATCAACGGTAAATACCTGATCTCTGGCGCTCAAGAGCCCAATGCTTGGCTACAGACCTTGCAACAGGTTAGCGCTGAGCCTGTTTAA
- a CDS encoding GFA family protein, translated as MTNLYTGGCEHVHINAKAEPIDNHVCHCNVCKGVTGQQSTHVAFFNYADLSVDHPEKMNRQPFNKENPSGPLELCTCADCGAALMLDDKQKRIRIAVPNVMGYEEASFPKPTYHAFYDALKDYPKPSDGRPVYEGLHPDFVWPKPA; from the coding sequence ATGACCAATTTATATACAGGTGGCTGCGAGCACGTTCATATTAACGCCAAGGCAGAACCAATTGATAACCACGTTTGTCACTGTAATGTCTGCAAGGGCGTGACAGGCCAGCAGAGCACGCATGTGGCTTTCTTCAACTACGCAGATCTTTCGGTTGATCATCCCGAAAAAATGAACCGTCAGCCGTTCAACAAAGAAAACCCAAGCGGGCCGCTTGAGCTTTGCACCTGTGCCGATTGTGGCGCCGCTCTGATGCTTGATGACAAACAAAAACGCATTCGCATCGCGGTGCCCAACGTCATGGGCTACGAAGAAGCCTCGTTCCCCAAGCCCACTTATCACGCATTCTACGACGCATTAAAAGACTACCCCAAGCCATCGGACGGTCGCCCGGTCTATGAAGGTTTGCATCCAGATTTTGTCTGGCCGAAACCCGCTTGA
- a CDS encoding M23 family metallopeptidase: protein MNDPYQVPDNPHAADSASVNPIKSEQPITPRKRRLRPWLLLGLLVLLIGVLVVRDDWRQTAFNSSERGARYLAFELLGWSPRDIFVWRLRMAGLLNSPLGQQWTGAVERASKQPVRVGSRYRTANVFNADQVNAHVYQMALEQGTKLVWQLSRADTAGSRLYASLEQRHSDDQGWSTLAGLSADGVMGSRVVSQTGEYRIVLQPELFGQVEYILAIAQGGSLPFPVANASQRDIGSRFGAPRDGGARAHHGVDIFAKRGTAVIAVTDGRVRTGTGGIGGNHVWLSGTMLGFSGARYYYAHLDSFAIESGNKVNKGDILGYVGNTGNARTTPPHLHFGIYLSGPIDPASFLKPAPVLPKP from the coding sequence ATGAATGACCCATACCAAGTACCCGATAATCCACACGCTGCAGACTCTGCGAGTGTTAACCCTATTAAATCAGAACAGCCAATAACACCCAGAAAGCGTAGGTTGCGCCCTTGGCTACTCTTGGGCCTGTTAGTACTGCTAATAGGGGTGTTGGTGGTGCGTGATGATTGGCGACAGACCGCGTTTAACAGTAGCGAACGTGGTGCTCGCTACCTTGCCTTCGAGCTGTTGGGCTGGTCACCGAGAGATATTTTTGTGTGGCGTTTGCGCATGGCTGGGCTATTAAACAGCCCTCTGGGTCAGCAATGGACAGGTGCTGTGGAGCGGGCGAGTAAGCAGCCGGTGCGGGTAGGCAGTCGCTATCGCACCGCTAATGTCTTCAATGCGGATCAGGTTAACGCGCATGTGTATCAGATGGCGCTTGAGCAGGGAACCAAACTGGTTTGGCAACTCTCTCGTGCAGACACTGCGGGTAGCAGGTTGTACGCCAGCCTGGAGCAACGTCACAGTGATGACCAAGGTTGGTCAACCTTAGCGGGGTTGAGCGCCGATGGCGTAATGGGGAGCCGAGTGGTCTCGCAAACGGGCGAGTATCGCATTGTGCTGCAACCGGAGTTATTCGGCCAAGTGGAGTATATACTGGCCATCGCTCAGGGCGGCTCTTTGCCATTTCCGGTAGCTAATGCTTCGCAGCGCGATATTGGTAGCCGCTTTGGCGCCCCGCGCGATGGCGGTGCCCGAGCGCATCACGGCGTGGATATTTTTGCGAAGAGGGGCACAGCTGTTATAGCCGTGACTGACGGCCGTGTTCGTACGGGCACGGGTGGTATTGGTGGCAATCATGTGTGGCTATCGGGCACCATGCTGGGATTTAGTGGTGCCCGTTATTACTATGCGCACTTGGATTCATTTGCGATTGAGTCCGGCAACAAAGTTAACAAAGGCGACATCCTCGGATACGTGGGTAATACCGGTAACGCCCGCACCACGCCTCCGCATCTTCACTTTGGGATTTACTTAAGCGGGCCTATTGATCCCGCCTCGTTTCTAAAACCCGCGCCTGTATTACCCAAACCTTGA